The Labeo rohita strain BAU-BD-2019 unplaced genomic scaffold, IGBB_LRoh.1.0 scaffold_127, whole genome shotgun sequence genome contains the following window.
AGACTATAACCCAGTCTGTCTTGTGAAGCAGGCTGGCTTTTAACCCAAATGGAACCACGTAAGTGAATGATTTGAAATGCTCTTCATGGGCAGAAACTCCATTAACGGTCACTCAACCATGCCACACAAACAGCTAATGCTGGCAGCAGATTCCTCTGTTGgacattagcatgttgctaaattcaatattttagcacaaaaacacatgaaagaAGAGCTGGTTGAAACGGTCAGTTTGTAATTAGATTACACATtctggaaattatttaaatatacttagaAATCAACATTCATGGAAACTCTGCCAACCACCTCagataaagttttttttttttcctgacctagttgcagtgcattctgggattgcctTCTCCATGGGATTGCCAAACATCCAAACATcagtcgtggcctaatggttagagagtcggacTTGTAACTTTATAGGTGAAATTTCCGGGTTGCCTCTGCTTGGTAATGTGGTGGAGGTGCCTCAGCGACCATAGGAGCTACAGTGTCTGAAGCTTTAGCTACTGGTAGGGGAAAGGCCAGATTAAGAGCCATCCAACTCATAGAAAGGtcaagaagagagagagagagagagagagagagatcctGCCAGGAGGAGGAATACAGCCTCTCTCCTGGAGCCAGGCCTGGGAGAGGAGCTCGTAGACGAGCATCTGGCCCATGGGGCTCAGTCCAAAAAGACATGGGTTCACTACCTGCAAGGAGAAGCTTAGGGGTTGGTGCACTGTATAGTGGGTTGCATTTGTAGAGGTGGGCCTGCCTGTGTGTCCAATTATTGAGGGATCACACTACTCAGTCTGCCTGGTAAAGATTCTGCCAGAGTGCTGGAAAGGAGACCATCTAACGTTGGCTGGATGGGTGTAGATTCTGTCCTACACAGCTCTTCACCTACCCTAGCAAGATTCCTAGAAAGGCACTGAGAATTTGTTTGTGAAGTCTCCATCCATTCTGTGGACTTTAAGAAGTCTTACATCCATGTTCCCTTGCATGGGCCATGAGAGGCACTATGGGAGTATGGGATAATTGTCTCTTATGAGAGCTACAACCTCTGCAGTAAGTCAGGCTTGTTTCCAGTGCATACTGGGCTCCGCCAGGGCTGTTCCCTGTCTCTGATTCTGCTTGTGTTCATCATTATCAGGATCTTAAGGTGTAGCTGAGGAGCGGAGGGTGTCCAGTATGGGGTTCTAAGGTGGCTGATTGCTGATATTTGAGGATGATGTTGTTCTGAGGGCCTCATTTGACTGTGACCTTCAGCAATTACTTACGCAGTTTGTAGCACCTCTAAATCTGAGGCCATGAATCTTAGATAGTACAAAGTGGATTGTCCTCTTCAAGAGGGAGGGAGTTGCTTCTTCAAGCTAGTGTGTTAGGAGCCTGTTCACGAGGGAGGGCAGGTCAATGGCACCACTGGTGAAGTGGAAGCTGGTATCTGAACATTGCTAGTTCAGTCCTTTACCTAATCTGTCCCTGATCATCTCTGGGTGCTGAAAGATCGAGATTGTAGGTACAAGATGTTTTGAAATGAGTGTCTGGGTCAACCTGAGGGATTCCTCAGAGACTGAATGTGACACTCTGACATACAGGAGAGACTCGGAGTACAGCCACAGCTTCAGTAACAAGAGTCCGTTGAGGTGGTATGGAGTTTCTGGTGGAGGTGTTCTGGGCATGTACTATTGGGAAGAGACCTAAGATGTTCTGGAGGGATTATTTCTCCTGGTTGGCCTATGAACGCTTTGGGATCCCTCAGAAACAGCAGGAGAAGCTTTCTGGAGCAGAAGCTTACAGGGGTGGAACTAAAAACTTCATCCTGCGCAGACCTCTACTGCTTCTGCCAATACAGCACTTAAAATAGTTCTTACCATAAAtttcgtatttatttttttcaatgtcttggctcatttctgtttttatgaaataaagcATGTTGTACACGAAGCTCTATATTATTATCGTTTAAGCATCACTTCTCAAATTCTAAACTGGTAACAAGTGAAGTTTGTGGCTTGATGCTCTTTTTCGAGGCCCCAGCAGTTCTGCTGAGCAGAATCTTCCTGTTTTCCTTCACAGGAGCTGACGCACAGTCTACAGACCTGACCTTCATCTGCAGATGGGTCCTCAGAGGCGGCAGCATACAGCCCTCTAATGAAGATGTGTGTCTGTCAATCAAATGCAGGAAGCGCACGCTGAGCCATCTTTAATTCACTTATGTCGAGCTCGGGGAGTTTCATTATTGGACTGCACTGCCTGAGGTGGACTGTGTGTCACTAAATCACTCAGTGGGTGAGCGCTGTAGACGCAGCCAGCACTGTGGCCAAAGCAGACCAGACGTTTTAGATATAAAAGCACAGACCACGGACTCTACCATCTGCTTCGTTGTGTTCCATTAGGAGCACATTCACAGCAACAAACTATTTGAGCAAAACCAATCTGGTCAAACTTTGGTTTTCTCAACTATCATCACCGATCACAGGTCACCGTCCCAGCGAGCAACGAAGGAGACATGCTGTGAGAGAAAGCAGACGTCAGTGTGGCGTGTTGGTAAAAGGTATCAGATGCGTGAGAGGTTTTATCATTCCCGCGAGTCGTCCCGTCAGCTGCACCTGCGCTTTATGAGCCAAGTGTGTGGGCTGAACGCTGGTTATAAATCCAACAGAGAGTGTCAGTTTTGATGAGAGACCACTGACATACTGAGAGACTGACTGACCAGGGAGTGGTGTTACATTTAGTGTTAACATCTTTAAGCTGTTTTGCGTATGTGTCGCAGACATTAATGCAATACTATCACTGTCATCTGTCACATGAATGTGAAGAGTGCAGTTGTCACAACCTTCCTACTCAGGTGGGTTGTAACTGTtatagaatgtttttttgttttttttttgtttttttttgtggttatcAAATGTAcgttcaaaatacatttttgaatctAATAACTGGAAacaaataaagaagaaaaacaaaaaaaaattgtctaatTGTGTGTAACTTTTCAGGCTGTATTACAGAGACTTGTGATCAACTTTGATCAACACAAAGACAGAACTGAAGTAACTAAAACTAGGTCAAGGTTCAGTCTGTATGAATGTTTTCTTGAGAACAACTGATATAAATCTGTCACCATCACCCTCAGGAGGAAACACCGGTCTGGTTGTCATTTCATATTTGCTAAATGATAACGTTCATCCTCATATGCagtttctttattaaaatacaaaacagcagGAACAGGTTTGAATTCTTACTAAATTGCATACTATTTAAGGAAAGTtgtgctgcaaaaaaaaaacaacaaaaaaaaaaaacatagaagtAATAGGTTTTGCATAAACACATGTTTGGATTaagaaaacaaactaaactGCAGCTATACGAATAGtaaatccaaaaacaaacaaacaataaaataaaataaaataaaaaacctggCAGGTTTTCTTAAGTCAATAGGTTGATGATTGGCATTAAGATGTGCTATGCCAAGGCTGGATGCAAAAGAGTTAACGTGAAGATTCAGGCACAATGAAGGAATTCAACGAGTTATGAATGATTTACACGACTCTTGTCAAATAAACAGCTCTTGCTCTTGTAGAAACACTAAATAATACAGCCAGCAGTGCATGCTTTAAAACAAGAGGCCACACAAACGTTCCCTTCATGAACGCTGCGTCTGAATTATAGATAGCAGCTCTTTCATGAACGCACACAAGAGTGCTGTTGATTTGCTCACGTGTGATACGGCAGCAGTAACCGTGCGAATGGAGAATTGTCGGAGAATCGTGTAACCGGAGCGGCTGTGAGAAACCGtaggatggacggatggacagcaGGACTGTGGGGTGAGGAGAGACGGCAGAGATTGGGTTTCTGACGGATTGGACTCACCATGATGAGTCCGGTGGTGATGGGCTCTGAACAGCCATGACACAACTCCCCGAATTTAGCCCAGTAGTCCTTCTTACAGAAGAGACGGCCGTCCTTCTCATAGTACCAGTGTGAGAGAGACGCCCCGCACTCACAACACCTGCAGGTCAAACACAAGGGCAAaggttattgttttaataatactcATCCACCAATAACATTTTCCCAACTTGCTCTAATGTTTCATCATGTCTCTGAATGGCTTTTCTTGTTAAACTCAAACTTGGGTCATAACATGCAATTACATATATATCGATCTTGAATGTTGTTGGAAGTTTGATGTGCATGAGTGCTAGTAAGCAACATATCAGACCATGTATGCCTGAGATTGGCCAACAAAGTCCCAACTGAGATGAATGTCATCCTGTGAAATTCTGAGGTTTGTGTGGAAACAGCCTCATTTAACTAGAATAAGGTAACATACGCTTCGATGTGAATAGAGTCGTGATACGCAACAGATTCATGAAGCAGCACTTTCAGAAAGCAGTCACTACCTAACTTACATGTCAATATCAAGGACACCAATCGTCATGAAAacataatgcatattaaattgATTGGTGCTGTTCGTCCATTAGCAGTGGTGTGAGTGATATGTAAATAGTCGGGTGCTGTACACTGACATACACATCACTGTTACTGATGGATCAACCGGTTCACATCCACAGCCACAACTGttcatcatccaagatgttcatgtcttcctttctttagttgaaatttttttttttttaggaaaacctttcagcatttttctccatataatggactgatatggtgccccaattttgaacttccaaaatgcttcagacgatcccaaatgcggttgtaaatgatcccagctgaggaagacgggtcttatctagcgaaaccatcggttattttcattaaaaaatacaatttaaatagtttttaatctcaaatgctcgtcttgtctttctctccctgaactctgtgtattctggtttaagacagttcgggtatgtcgaaaaactccaatcatattttctccctcaacttcaaaaatcatttcaaaatcattctacatcgctgcagaagtaccgacacagtgtttgcaaagtgaac
Protein-coding sequences here:
- the LOC127157940 gene encoding PDZ and LIM domain protein 5-like isoform X2; this encodes MSRVLVQCSDMSDLPAARQKVRALRGQMISCRNQRYRRVKGTTCCECGASLSHWYYEKDGRLFCKKDYWAKFGELCHGCSEPITTGLIMVSPIRQKPNLCRLSSPHSPAVHPSILRFLTAAPVTRFSDNSPFARLLLPYHT
- the LOC127157940 gene encoding LIM domain kinase 1-like isoform X1, with translation MRLMLLCCTWKDERMGEEEAGGSLPECAGCRQHIYDEQYLQALDTDWHTLCFRCCECGASLSHWYYEKDGRLFCKKDYWAKFGELCHGCSEPITTGLIMVSPIRQKPNLCRLSSPHSPAVHPSILRFLTAAPVTRFSDNSPFARLLLPYHT